GGTGCACCACGCGGCGCGCGGCCGGGGTCTCGGTCGACACCTGCTGGCCCTCGTCGAGGCGGCGGCACTCCGGGCGGGCCGGACCCTCCTGGTGCTCGACACCGAGACCGGCAGCGCCGCCGAGCGGCTCTACCGCGCCGCCGGCTGGACGCCGCTGGGCTCCATCCCCGACTACGCGACCGATCCGGCCGGCACGCTCCGGCCGACCACCGTCTACTACAAGCACCTGTTCACCACAGGCACCTGACCCACCCCGCCGAGCGCGGCCGCCCGTTGGCGGTGGCCCGCAGGAGCCCCCGGGCACGCCCGCGGCCCCCGCCCCGCCGTCCGGGGACGGGGGAACGGGGGCCGCACGGCACGGTCCGCAGGGGGCTCGGAACCGCGGGACAACAGCGGTCGCGGTCAGCAGGGTCAGGCCCGGCCTGCCGCCTTCTGGGTCCGGCGCGACAGCGAGTCGATGACGACCGCCGCCAGCAGCACCGCACCGGTGATCATGAACTGGAGGGCGTTGCTGAGGCCTTCGATGTTCATGCCGGACTGGATCGAGCCGATGACCAGCGCACCGAGCAGTGCCGACCAGGTGCTGCCCCGGCCGCCGAAGAGGCTGGTGCCGCCGATGACCGCCGCGGCGATCGCGTTCATCAGCAGGTTGCCGCCGCCGGAGGTCTGGCTGGCCGACTGGATCTGCGCGGCCAGGAAGAGACCGCCGACAGCCGCCATCGTGGAGGTGATCATGAACACCGAGATCCGGGTCCACGACACGTTGATACCGGCGCGCCTGGCGCCCTCGATGTTGCCGCCGAGGGCGAAGATCTGCCGTCCGTAGGTGGTGCGGCGGAGCACGAAGTCCAGCACCACGATGAAGATCAGGAAGATCAGCAGGGCGAGCGGCAGGCCCTTGTACTGGTTGAGGGTGTACGCGGCGAGGAAGCCGACGACGGCGATGGCGATGGTGCGCAGCGCGATGTCCATCGGCGGCCGGAACGGCACTCCGGCGGCCCGCCGTCGACGGGTGTCGACCAGCGAGGAGACGAGGAAGAGCACGACGCCGACGGCGGCGGCGCCGTAGGCGGCGGCCTGCTGGCCGTAGATGGTGGTGTAGAGCCTGGAGACGATGTCGGTGCCGGGCAGGTTGACGGTGCCGGTGCTGCCGAGGATCTGGAGCATCAGGCCGTTCCAGCCGAGGTTGCCGGCCAGGGTGACGACGAAGGCCGGCACGCCGACCTTGGCGAAGAAGAAGCCCTGGATCAGGCCGACGACCGCGCCGCCGGCCAGGGCCGCCAGCAGTGCCACCCACTGGTTGACGCCGTGGGTGACGAGCAGCACGGCGTAGATCGCCGCGCAGAGTCCGCTGACGGAGCCGACGGACAGGTCGATCTCGCCGAGCAGCAGCACGAAGACCACGCCGATGGCGATCATCCCGGTGCCGACGATCTGCTGGGAGAGGTTGGAGAGGTTCTGGGCGGACAGGAAGGTGGAGTTGAGGCTGCCGAAGACGGCCCAGATGACGATCAGGGCGACGATGACGGGGAGCGAGCCGAGTTCGCCGCTGCCGATCCGGCGGCGGAACTCCTGCACGTACCCGCTCAGGCCCTGCTGGCGGACGATCAGGCGGGGGTCGACCGCCGGGGTTGCGGCGGCGGCGACCTCGACGGGGGCGTTGACACCGCCCTTGGGCATGCTGTCCTCGGGCAGCGGGGCGCGCTCGTGCCGCTCCGGGCCGGTCCCGCCGGTGGGGTCGTCGGTCACTGCTCTCCCTCCTGTCCTTGCTCCTGGATCTGACCGCGTTCCCTGCGCCGGGTGACGGCGTTGTCGGTGGCGCCGGTGATGGCGGAGATGATCTCCTCCTGGTTGGTGGCGCGCCGGTCGAAGACGCCGTTGTTGCGGCCGAGCCGCAGCACGGCGACCTTGTCCGATACGGCCATGACGTCGGCCATGTTGTGGCTGATCAGGATGACGCCGAGGCCGCGCTCGCGCAGGCGCTCGACGAGGTCGAGCACCTGCGCGGTCTGTTCGACACCGAGGGCGGCGGTGGGCTCGTCCAGGATGACGATCTTCGGCTCGCCGACGAGGGCGCGGGCGATCGCGACGACCTGGCGCTGGCCGCCGGAGAGCGAGGCGATCGGGATGCGCACGCTGGGGATGCGGATCGACAGCGTGTCGAGGAGCTCGCGGGAGCGCTTCTCCATGGCGACCTCGTCCAGGATGCCGAACCTGCGGATCTCCCGGCCGAGGAAGAGGTTGCCCACCACGTCCAGGTTGTCGCAGAGCGCGAGGTCCTGGTAGACGGTCGCGATCCCGAGGTGCTGGGCGTCCTGGGGGCGGTGGATGCTGGCCGACCGCCCCTCCCACTCGATCACGCCGTCGTCCGGCGTGTAGACCCCGGCGATGGCCTTGACCAGCGTGGACTTGCCGGCGCCGTTGTCGCCGACGAGCGCGACGACCTCACCGGCCGGCACCTCGAGTTCCACGTCGGTGAGCGCCTGGACGGCGCCGAACCGCTTGGAGACCCCGCGCAACGCCAGAACGGGTGGGCCTTCCACGGATATCAACTCCCTTGTCGGTCGGACGGGTGGGGACCCGCGTCACTGGAGGCCGGCGGCCTTGCAGGCGTCGGCGTAGGTGGGAGTGCAGATCTGCGCGACGGTGTAGAGGCCGTCCTTGACCACGGTGTCGTTGATGTTGGACTTGGTGACCACGATCGGGGTGATCAGGTTGGCGGGCACCTTCTGGCCGCTGCCGCTGGTCGCGGTGGTCGGCACTTCGGTCGGCGTGAGCGAGGCGCCGTTGGCCCAGCTGGCGACGATCGCGGCGGAGGCCTCGGCCTCGGGTCCGTACGGCTTGTAGATCGTCATCGTCTGGGTGCCGGCGAGGATGCGCTGGATGCCGTCGAGCTGGGCGTCCTGACCGGTCAGCGGGACGCTGATGCCGGCGGCCTTCATGGCGGTGGCGGCACCGGCGGCCATGCCGTCGTTGGCGGAGTAGATGCCCACGACGTTCGGCCCGCCGATGGCGGTGATCGCGGCGGCGGTCTCCTGGTTGGCCGTGTTCGGGTCCCAGTTCGGGGTGTCGTACTCCTTGCCGATCGTGAGCTTGCCGTCGATCGCGCTGTGCGCGCCGGCCTTGAACTGGCCCGCGTTCGGGTCGGTCGGCGAGCCGTTGATCATGATGATCGAGCCCTTGCTCGCATTGGCGCCGACGGCCTCCACCAGGGCCTGACCCTGG
The Kitasatospora paranensis genome window above contains:
- a CDS encoding sugar ABC transporter substrate-binding protein, coding for MAACGSAAQSTGSGASGSAASGGTVKVGLLLPESKTTRYEQFDKPLLEANIKKLVPGAQIDYYNANQDATLQQTQVDTALTKGNKILVLDAVDSKSIQASVQKAHDAGVKVLAYDRLAQGPVDAYVSFDNYKVGQLQGQALVEAVGANASKGSIIMINGSPTDPNAGQFKAGAHSAIDGKLTIGKEYDTPNWDPNTANQETAAAITAIGGPNVVGIYSANDGMAAGAATAMKAAGISVPLTGQDAQLDGIQRILAGTQTMTIYKPYGPEAEASAAIVASWANGASLTPTEVPTTATSGSGQKVPANLITPIVVTKSNINDTVVKDGLYTVAQICTPTYADACKAAGLQ
- a CDS encoding ATP-binding cassette domain-containing protein; translation: MEGPPVLALRGVSKRFGAVQALTDVELEVPAGEVVALVGDNGAGKSTLVKAIAGVYTPDDGVIEWEGRSASIHRPQDAQHLGIATVYQDLALCDNLDVVGNLFLGREIRRFGILDEVAMEKRSRELLDTLSIRIPSVRIPIASLSGGQRQVVAIARALVGEPKIVILDEPTAALGVEQTAQVLDLVERLRERGLGVILISHNMADVMAVSDKVAVLRLGRNNGVFDRRATNQEEIISAITGATDNAVTRRRERGQIQEQGQEGEQ
- a CDS encoding sugar ABC transporter permease, giving the protein MPKGGVNAPVEVAAAATPAVDPRLIVRQQGLSGYVQEFRRRIGSGELGSLPVIVALIVIWAVFGSLNSTFLSAQNLSNLSQQIVGTGMIAIGVVFVLLLGEIDLSVGSVSGLCAAIYAVLLVTHGVNQWVALLAALAGGAVVGLIQGFFFAKVGVPAFVVTLAGNLGWNGLMLQILGSTGTVNLPGTDIVSRLYTTIYGQQAAAYGAAAVGVVLFLVSSLVDTRRRRAAGVPFRPPMDIALRTIAIAVVGFLAAYTLNQYKGLPLALLIFLIFIVVLDFVLRRTTYGRQIFALGGNIEGARRAGINVSWTRISVFMITSTMAAVGGLFLAAQIQSASQTSGGGNLLMNAIAAAVIGGTSLFGGRGSTWSALLGALVIGSIQSGMNIEGLSNALQFMITGAVLLAAVVIDSLSRRTQKAAGRA